The genomic window GTTAAACGCCCTCCGGGACATGGAGTTGCGAGATGGTTGCCGGACTGCGATGGCTTCTCTGGCCACTGAGCCGCTTTCTGCGTCAGAGCCTATCGATGCAGATCCTTGAAGGTTTGCTGGCAGGGGTCATTGCTGGGTTGATGCTTCCCGTAGCCCTGGTGAGCCTGCTTGCACCAATAGGGGAAGGCTTCCTTCGCCTGTTCCAGATGCCAGTTGTGCCGTTTTTGAGCATTTCGCTCGTGGCTGGAGTGGGACGCCTTGAACTTGCTCAAGCAAGTCGGCTACTCGGCCGAGCAGCGATTGTGCTGATGGGGTTCTGGGTGGTCGTGCTCGGGGCAGTGCTTTTGATTCCCCTTGGCTTTCCAGATTGGCGGGAAGCATCGTTCTTCCGGCCAAGCCTCTTAGAGGCTGCTAAGCCGATGAACCTCATCGAACTGTTTATTCCAGTCAATCCATTCGCAGCATTTGCAGACACACAAATTCCAGCAGTGGTGCTGTTTTCCATTGCGCTCGGCATCGCTCTGATTTCAGTTCCAAAAAGGCAGGGCTTGATCGAGGTGTTGGATCGGGTTCAATCAGCGCTGTTGAAGATCTCTGCATACATCGCAAGGTATACACCACTTGGAGTGTTTGCGATCCTCGCAAGCACGACGTCTCAAGTTTCACCATCAGAGCTCCCTCGACTCGCCATCTACATTGTTTTGCAGGGCGGAATTGCAGTTGTCCTTACATTTCTCTTCCTTCCCTACCTCGTTCAAGCAGTCATCCCTATCAAGGCCGGGGAACTGATCAAGTCTTTCCGTACACCGCTTTTGATTGCGTTCTCAACAGCAAATTTACTGGTGGTCCTTCCATTACTAATCAATCAAGGCAAACAGCTCTTGATTGAGGGAATGGCAAGGCAACGTTCCCTTGGCTTAGAAGATCGTGAAAGCCGTAAAAAGTTAGCTCAGTCGATCGAATTACCGGTTGAGGTGCTGACTCCTCTTGCGCTGGTCTTCCCTGATATGGGCCGAGTGTTGTCGCTTGCTTTCGTCCCTTTTGCAGGTTGGCTTACAGGCAATCCGTTAACAGTCGAACAAATGCCCAGCTTCCTCATCACAGGTCTGGCAAGCACCTTCCTTGAAGGCGTGCTTGCGATGACATTCCTGCTGAGCAAGATGGGCCTGCCTACAGACATGGTGAATCTCTACATTGCCCTTGATCAGTTGGCTGTAGCACGTCTTGGCACACTGCTTGCATGCATGAGTGTGATCAGCCTTGTACTTGTTGGGACATGGATCAGCCTTGAGGGATTTCGATACAGATTATCGAAACTCTTACCAGTTGCTATCTCAATGCTAATCATACCAATATTCATCAGTGTGAATCGGTTTATTCTCAATCAAATTCCGCAACCAAGCAATCCATACCGAAGTCAACTCGAGACTCAAGGCTTTGTTCTGGCCAAAGAGAAAGCAGAGCTAATCAAGGAACCAAAGCCACTCGAAGGAGCCGGTATCTGGCCATCAATGCAGGCTAGAGGAGCAATCCGTTATTGCATCCATAAGCAGGATTATCCAATGGCTTATCGCAATGCAAAACAAGAGTTAGTTGGTGCTGATGTTGAAACTGGGCTCTTATTTGCAGAAGATATGGGTATGAAAGCAAGTTTTATTCAAATCGATCACTTGGGTAATCAAAATAAGGTTAGACCAAATGGACTCGAGGCACTGAAGAATGAATTATGTGACCTAAAGCTATCCAGTGATATCATTGTACCTCAGGAGTCTGCTGAGGTGTTGTACACTTCAACCAATCAAAGCTACGGCATAGGATTGCTGTTAAAGGGGAGTCGATTCAGTAGTAAATATAGATGGAAAGAGATCAAGGCTATAAAAGGTTTTCGAGTTGGCCTCGAAGCTCATTCCCCGTACAGTATCAATTGGGTGCAACGATTGCTTCCGCACGCTATCTTGAATACATCGAAAGTAACGGCCGAGCTACTCAAGGAACTCAAAAATGATAATCTTGATGCAGTAATCATTTCGGCCCAGAAAGGTGCTGCTTGGAATGTACTCGAACCAAGCCTCACATTACTCGTACCAAAACCTACAAAAAGCTTGCCGACCGCAAGACAAGTTCCTGAAGATGCGATTGAGCTTTCGAGGGTTTGGAATCACTGGCTAAAGCTGCAGGGGTTTGACGGAACTAAAAATAAAGTTTATCAACACTGGGTTGAAGGGATTGCAGATGAGGGAAAATAATGACGCCAACAATATCAACCGAGTAATAGACAAGATTTGACAGTTTCCTAATCATTTTAAGATTGATATTCTGGAAATATGTATGTCAATGATGGTGCTAGAAAGCGCGAGAATTTTGACGAGGAGTCAGTAATATATCCATAGAAAATGACAAGAAAGAATCAAACTGCTGGTCAGATTCAGTCAGTTTGATCAAAGGGTGTTCTGCTTAGAGATCAATAACCCAATAGTTTTTTTAGCGAATCAAAATCTAAGTACAAACATCTGCCACAGCCTGCCTCTCTTTTGATCTAGTCAGGATTACCAGCCTTGGTCAGGCCAGAAGAAAGGGGATGAAGCTTTTTCCTAGCGCGAGGCGGCGACACCCTCAACCG from Prochlorococcus marinus str. MIT 9313 includes these protein-coding regions:
- a CDS encoding cation:dicarboxylate symporter family transporter; the protein is MVAGLRWLLWPLSRFLRQSLSMQILEGLLAGVIAGLMLPVALVSLLAPIGEGFLRLFQMPVVPFLSISLVAGVGRLELAQASRLLGRAAIVLMGFWVVVLGAVLLIPLGFPDWREASFFRPSLLEAAKPMNLIELFIPVNPFAAFADTQIPAVVLFSIALGIALISVPKRQGLIEVLDRVQSALLKISAYIARYTPLGVFAILASTTSQVSPSELPRLAIYIVLQGGIAVVLTFLFLPYLVQAVIPIKAGELIKSFRTPLLIAFSTANLLVVLPLLINQGKQLLIEGMARQRSLGLEDRESRKKLAQSIELPVEVLTPLALVFPDMGRVLSLAFVPFAGWLTGNPLTVEQMPSFLITGLASTFLEGVLAMTFLLSKMGLPTDMVNLYIALDQLAVARLGTLLACMSVISLVLVGTWISLEGFRYRLSKLLPVAISMLIIPIFISVNRFILNQIPQPSNPYRSQLETQGFVLAKEKAELIKEPKPLEGAGIWPSMQARGAIRYCIHKQDYPMAYRNAKQELVGADVETGLLFAEDMGMKASFIQIDHLGNQNKVRPNGLEALKNELCDLKLSSDIIVPQESAEVLYTSTNQSYGIGLLLKGSRFSSKYRWKEIKAIKGFRVGLEAHSPYSINWVQRLLPHAILNTSKVTAELLKELKNDNLDAVIISAQKGAAWNVLEPSLTLLVPKPTKSLPTARQVPEDAIELSRVWNHWLKLQGFDGTKNKVYQHWVEGIADEGK